One window from the genome of Acuticoccus sp. I52.16.1 encodes:
- a CDS encoding TRAFs-binding domain-containing protein, translating into MEPPLCFILMPFGRKPDPAANRTIDFDDVFERAIRKGIEAAGMSPLRGDLEARGGLIHKQFFERLILCDFAVADLTTNNANVYYEFGARHAIRPRTTVAITAHPERMPFDVAPLRAIPYALDSEGRLDESQLPRFIEALTTTLKAAHERERRYRHDRRHESDSPLFDLINGFTPPEIEHLRADLFPDRIRSEQEISARIADVRAGVDFKSKESVAAAVASLDGIREELGAIEEAEATPVLELLLAYRAVSAWDRIVAVYDAMPELLKRQALPREQLGMALNRLTEKTGSPTYAERALTVLEKLEEERGANPETSSLIGRVHKARWKAARDSGDLLAAGHLRKAIAAYRRGFEANWCDFYPGVNLATLLFIKGDADAKAELAKVLPVVRYSAEHIRIDDYWKHATLLEIAVLAGNAEAAEEHLSDAVTRIKEGFQPTTTADNLDMILSATAEQDALQFVAQIVQTLRARSMSA; encoded by the coding sequence GTGGAGCCGCCCCTCTGCTTCATCCTCATGCCGTTTGGCCGAAAGCCGGACCCGGCGGCGAACCGTACGATCGACTTTGACGACGTCTTCGAGCGCGCCATTCGGAAGGGCATTGAGGCAGCCGGAATGTCCCCGCTACGCGGCGACCTCGAAGCTCGGGGCGGCCTGATCCACAAGCAGTTCTTCGAGCGATTGATCCTCTGCGACTTCGCCGTGGCCGACCTCACGACCAACAATGCCAACGTCTACTACGAGTTCGGTGCCCGCCACGCCATCCGGCCCCGGACCACCGTTGCGATAACGGCCCATCCCGAGCGCATGCCCTTCGACGTCGCGCCGCTACGCGCCATCCCGTACGCGCTTGATTCAGAGGGACGGCTCGACGAAAGCCAGCTACCGCGCTTCATCGAAGCACTCACCACCACTCTGAAGGCCGCGCACGAGCGCGAACGCCGTTATCGCCATGATCGGCGTCACGAGAGCGACAGCCCCCTTTTCGACCTGATCAACGGCTTCACCCCGCCAGAAATTGAGCACCTCCGGGCTGATCTCTTTCCCGACCGCATCCGCAGCGAGCAGGAGATCAGCGCTAGGATCGCCGACGTTCGCGCTGGAGTGGACTTCAAGAGCAAGGAGAGCGTCGCAGCGGCAGTTGCGTCGCTTGACGGGATACGAGAGGAGCTCGGTGCGATCGAGGAAGCGGAGGCGACGCCAGTCCTTGAACTGCTCCTCGCATATCGCGCCGTCTCCGCGTGGGATCGCATCGTGGCCGTTTACGACGCGATGCCGGAACTATTGAAGCGCCAGGCCCTGCCACGCGAGCAACTCGGCATGGCGTTGAACCGGCTCACCGAGAAGACCGGATCGCCGACGTATGCGGAGCGAGCTCTCACCGTTCTTGAGAAACTCGAGGAGGAGCGCGGCGCCAATCCGGAGACCTCCTCCCTGATCGGCCGGGTTCACAAAGCCCGGTGGAAGGCCGCCCGGGATAGCGGCGATCTCCTCGCAGCTGGGCATCTTCGGAAAGCGATCGCAGCTTACCGCCGAGGCTTCGAGGCCAATTGGTGTGACTTCTATCCTGGCGTGAATCTAGCGACTCTGCTCTTCATCAAAGGCGATGCTGACGCCAAGGCGGAGCTCGCGAAGGTCCTGCCGGTGGTGCGCTACAGCGCGGAGCACATCCGCATCGACGACTATTGGAAGCACGCGACGCTGCTCGAGATCGCCGTGCTGGCCGGCAACGCCGAGGCAGCGGAGGAGCATCTCTCCGACGCTGTGACGCGGATCAAAGAGGGGTTCCAGCCGACGACCACGGCGGACAATCTCGACATGATCCTCTCGGCGACCGCCGAGCAGGACGCGCTTCAGTTCGTCGCCCAGATTGTCCAAACCCTACGCGCTAGAAGTATGAGCGCTTAG
- a CDS encoding patatin-like phospholipase family protein: MNDAKMSSAAVRRNILALDGGGVRGAISIAFLERIEALLAERGGGRLADHFDLIGGTSTGAIIAGALTLGYSATDIRDFYLKLAPQVFRRSWRRLPGLQSVFDPAPLTREIAAVVGDRTLESPDLRTHLAIVMKRIDTGSAWVVTNNPRAPYWDDPADGSYVGNRRYMLKALIRASTAAPHYFAPEPIPILSNQPPGLFVDGGVTPYNNPSLLLAMVATIPAYGFGWPWGADRLTIFSVGTGAYRATLDPAKAARMSSAGLAVKALAGLITDAEVATLTLLQWLGRAETVWPINSEIGDLTDAPRPDPLFSFTRYDVRLEAPWLEDELGMRLTHREIEGLRQIDNASMIPLAYEIAGRAAEKFVEPRHLEPLLSVASRG; the protein is encoded by the coding sequence ATGAACGACGCCAAAATGAGCAGCGCTGCAGTTCGGCGCAACATCCTCGCGCTGGACGGCGGTGGAGTTCGCGGAGCGATCTCGATCGCTTTTCTCGAGCGGATCGAGGCGTTGCTCGCCGAGCGGGGCGGCGGCCGGCTTGCCGATCATTTCGATCTTATCGGCGGCACTTCGACCGGTGCGATCATCGCCGGCGCGTTGACGCTCGGGTACAGCGCCACCGACATCCGCGACTTCTATCTTAAGCTCGCGCCGCAGGTGTTCCGGCGCTCGTGGCGCCGATTGCCTGGGCTGCAGTCAGTGTTCGACCCGGCGCCGCTAACCCGCGAAATTGCCGCCGTCGTCGGCGACCGGACCCTGGAGAGCCCTGACCTCCGCACGCACCTCGCGATCGTCATGAAGCGGATAGACACCGGCTCGGCCTGGGTAGTGACCAACAATCCGCGCGCTCCGTACTGGGACGATCCCGCCGACGGCAGTTACGTCGGCAATCGGCGTTACATGCTGAAGGCGCTGATCCGCGCGTCCACCGCAGCGCCGCACTATTTCGCGCCGGAACCGATCCCGATCCTGTCCAACCAGCCGCCCGGTCTCTTCGTCGATGGCGGCGTGACGCCGTACAACAATCCGTCGCTCCTTCTCGCGATGGTCGCGACGATACCGGCCTACGGCTTCGGCTGGCCCTGGGGCGCCGACCGACTGACGATCTTCTCGGTCGGCACGGGGGCTTATCGCGCCACGCTCGACCCGGCGAAGGCGGCACGCATGTCCTCGGCCGGCCTGGCGGTGAAAGCGCTCGCAGGCCTGATCACCGACGCGGAGGTGGCGACGCTGACGCTGCTGCAGTGGCTGGGACGCGCCGAGACCGTGTGGCCGATCAACTCCGAGATCGGCGACCTCACCGATGCGCCCCGTCCGGATCCGCTCTTCTCATTCACGCGGTACGACGTTCGCCTCGAGGCGCCGTGGCTCGAGGACGAGCTCGGCATGCGGCTCACGCATCGCGAAATCGAAGGCCTTCGCCAGATCGACAACGCCTCGATGATCCCGCTCGCTTACGAGATCGCCGGACGCGCCGCCGAGAAATTCGTCGAGCCACGCCATCTCGAGCCTTTGCTATCCGTCGCGTCGAGGGGGTGA